The following are encoded in a window of Posidoniimonas polymericola genomic DNA:
- a CDS encoding DUF6876 family protein: MTNHDQHAKAVRLGIELSQFTGDLERYRHPIRRHVIYTPGVRHLAQEAEAYWLIDAIASWIGSHSFVEAVKQDARLQSLHFWTLQVDREAASAVLTARADSGEPAFITQRIPFTDFPLASIDIWCGFDGRHWTLYLPSEH; encoded by the coding sequence ATGACCAACCACGACCAACACGCCAAAGCCGTCCGCTTGGGCATTGAACTGAGCCAATTCACCGGCGACCTAGAGCGGTATCGCCACCCGATCAGGCGGCACGTCATCTACACGCCTGGAGTGAGGCACCTCGCTCAAGAAGCCGAGGCGTACTGGCTGATCGACGCGATCGCTAGCTGGATCGGCTCGCACTCGTTCGTTGAAGCGGTCAAGCAAGACGCGAGGCTTCAGTCGCTGCACTTCTGGACGCTGCAAGTTGACCGTGAAGCGGCTTCGGCGGTGCTGACGGCAAGAGCGGACTCGGGCGAGCCGGCGTTCATCACGCAGCGTATCCCCTTTACCGACTTCCCGCTTGCGTCGATCGATATCTGGTGCGGCTTTGACGGCCGGCACTGGACGCTCTACCTACCGAGCGAGCACTAA
- a CDS encoding plasmid mobilization protein: MARPKKQPHELRSATVKSDLTVAEKCYVQQQAAEAGLSEAEYTRRRVLGYTVRSVAGASACDPALISEINRLGREVSALGNLVNQVALYCHTDRRLRPEWELLPSEIKHLRRLVEAKLEEVVSRDGP; encoded by the coding sequence ATGGCTCGACCCAAGAAACAACCGCACGAGCTTCGATCGGCAACGGTGAAGAGCGATCTTACCGTCGCCGAGAAGTGCTACGTGCAGCAGCAAGCGGCCGAGGCGGGCCTCAGCGAAGCCGAGTACACGCGACGCCGCGTGCTCGGCTACACGGTCCGCTCCGTCGCGGGCGCGTCGGCTTGTGACCCCGCTTTGATTAGTGAGATCAACCGCTTAGGCCGCGAAGTTAGCGCACTGGGCAACCTGGTGAACCAGGTCGCCTTGTACTGCCATACCGATCGCCGGCTCCGTCCCGAGTGGGAGCTTTTGCCGAGCGAAATCAAGCACCTACGCCGCTTGGTTGAGGCGAAGCTTGAGGAGGTGGTCTCGCGCGATGGTCCCTAA